Proteins encoded in a region of the Ursus arctos isolate Adak ecotype North America unplaced genomic scaffold, UrsArc2.0 scaffold_2, whole genome shotgun sequence genome:
- the FCMR gene encoding fas apoptotic inhibitory molecule 3 isoform X1, with product MDLWLWSLCFLPVAGALRILPEVKLEGMLGGSITIECPLPQMHVRLYLCREMAESGGCATVVSNKNFVKEEYKHRVTLKPCPDKNLFLVEVTELTKSDSGVYACGTGMKTDRGKTQLVTLTVYSEYELFWEEEPMPEPPRWLHKFLHMPVPPWLQMPVHDSSFEFIPKVTTPAERTKAPPEIHSSPTTPTPHHLRVSRASSVAAAKSPTFLPSTTASKTSAPEGLLRPQTASYNYHTRLHRQRAFHQDPVPGLEDQGFHILVPTTLALILLALLGLLMKRVIQRRKALSRRVRGVAVRMRALEASQRPPLHRPRASQPPRIQNVYSACPRRARAADAEGQAEVPLPGPRATAPSAAPQVPEALWLHAPSLKTSCEYVSLYYKPAAKAEDTDSDDYVNIPCLTHLSSCPPGPRPWCQ from the exons tgGCTGGGGCTCTGAGGATCCTCCCAGAAGTAAAGTTGGAGGGAATGCTGGGTGGATCCATTACCATTGAGTGTCCGCTTCCTCAAATGCATGTGAGGCTCTATCTGTGCCGGGAAATGGCCGAGTCTGGAGGATGTGCCACCGTGGTGTCCAACAAGAACTTTGTCAAGGAAGAATACAAGCACCGAGTCACCCTGAAGCCTTGTCCAGATAAGAATCTGTTCCTAGTAGAGGTGACAGAGCTGACCAAGAGTGACAGTGGAGTCTATGCCTGTGGGACAGGCATGAAGACAGACCGAGGCAAGACCCAACTAGTCACCCTGACTGTCTACAGTG AGTATGAGCTATTCTGGGAAGAGGAGCCGATGCCTGAGCCTCCACGTTGGCTTCATAAATTTCTGCACATGCCGGTGCCCCCTTGGCTCCAGATGCCTGTGCATGACAGTTCTTTTGAATTCATACCTAAAG TTACCACACCAGCTGAAAGGACTAAGGCCCCTCCAGAAATCCACtcttcccccaccaccccaaCCCCTCACCACCTTCGAGTTTCCAGAGCGTCTTCAGTAGCAGCTGCCAAGTCCCCAACCTTCCTGCCATCCACCACAGCCTCAAAGACCTCAGCTCCGGAGGGGCTGCTTAGGCCCCAGACAGCCAGCTACAACTACCACACCAGGCTTCACAGGCAGAG agcCTTCCACCAGGACCCCGTGCCTGGGTTGGAAGACCAAGGATTTCACATCCTGGTCCCGACCACCCTGGCCCTCATCCTGCTGGCACTGCTGGGGCTGTTGATGAAAAGGGTCATTCAAAGGAGGAAAG CCCTCTCCAGGCGGGTCCGCGGAGTGGCCGTGAGGATGCGCGCCCTGGAGGCATCCCAGCGGCCTCCGCTGCATCGGCCCCGCGCGTCGCAGCCGCCGCGCATCCAGAACGTCTACAGCGCCTGCCCGCGGCGGGCACGGGCGGCGGACGCTGAGG GTCAGGCGGAGGTACCTCTCCCAGGCCCCCGAGCGACGGCGCCCTCTGCCGCTCCGCAG GTGCCTGAAGCTCTCTGGCTCCATGCCCCATCTCTGAAGACCAGCTGTGAATATGTGAGCCTTTACTACAAGCCTGCTGCCAAAGCGGAGGACACTGATTCAGATGATTATGTCAATATTCCCTGCCTGACTCACCTATCCAGCTGTCCCCCTGGGCCCAGACCTTGGTGCCAATGA
- the FCMR gene encoding fas apoptotic inhibitory molecule 3 isoform X2 translates to MDLWLWSLCFLPEYELFWEEEPMPEPPRWLHKFLHMPVPPWLQMPVHDSSFEFIPKVTTPAERTKAPPEIHSSPTTPTPHHLRVSRASSVAAAKSPTFLPSTTASKTSAPEGLLRPQTASYNYHTRLHRQRAFHQDPVPGLEDQGFHILVPTTLALILLALLGLLMKRVIQRRKALSRRVRGVAVRMRALEASQRPPLHRPRASQPPRIQNVYSACPRRARAADAEGQAEVPLPGPRATAPSAAPQVPEALWLHAPSLKTSCEYVSLYYKPAAKAEDTDSDDYVNIPCLTHLSSCPPGPRPWCQ, encoded by the exons AGTATGAGCTATTCTGGGAAGAGGAGCCGATGCCTGAGCCTCCACGTTGGCTTCATAAATTTCTGCACATGCCGGTGCCCCCTTGGCTCCAGATGCCTGTGCATGACAGTTCTTTTGAATTCATACCTAAAG TTACCACACCAGCTGAAAGGACTAAGGCCCCTCCAGAAATCCACtcttcccccaccaccccaaCCCCTCACCACCTTCGAGTTTCCAGAGCGTCTTCAGTAGCAGCTGCCAAGTCCCCAACCTTCCTGCCATCCACCACAGCCTCAAAGACCTCAGCTCCGGAGGGGCTGCTTAGGCCCCAGACAGCCAGCTACAACTACCACACCAGGCTTCACAGGCAGAG agcCTTCCACCAGGACCCCGTGCCTGGGTTGGAAGACCAAGGATTTCACATCCTGGTCCCGACCACCCTGGCCCTCATCCTGCTGGCACTGCTGGGGCTGTTGATGAAAAGGGTCATTCAAAGGAGGAAAG CCCTCTCCAGGCGGGTCCGCGGAGTGGCCGTGAGGATGCGCGCCCTGGAGGCATCCCAGCGGCCTCCGCTGCATCGGCCCCGCGCGTCGCAGCCGCCGCGCATCCAGAACGTCTACAGCGCCTGCCCGCGGCGGGCACGGGCGGCGGACGCTGAGG GTCAGGCGGAGGTACCTCTCCCAGGCCCCCGAGCGACGGCGCCCTCTGCCGCTCCGCAG GTGCCTGAAGCTCTCTGGCTCCATGCCCCATCTCTGAAGACCAGCTGTGAATATGTGAGCCTTTACTACAAGCCTGCTGCCAAAGCGGAGGACACTGATTCAGATGATTATGTCAATATTCCCTGCCTGACTCACCTATCCAGCTGTCCCCCTGGGCCCAGACCTTGGTGCCAATGA